The following proteins come from a genomic window of Nicotiana tomentosiformis chromosome 12, ASM39032v3, whole genome shotgun sequence:
- the LOC138903301 gene encoding protein pxr1-like, whose amino-acid sequence MKQRNQVEEKNEEINNKVETKKYEIIENKKKKQDKITERKQIVNREDNKQKDEVRKDGANENRKTQVPNNIDDQEEKEDFVLDNAKKEVRKKKKKTIPKKRKAQ is encoded by the coding sequence atgaaacagaggaatcaagtggaggaaaaaaatgaggagatCAACAACAAGGTGGAAACAAAAAAATATGAAATCATtgaaaacaagaaaaagaaacagGACAAAATTACGGAAAGAAAGCAAATTGTGAACAGAGAAGATAATAAACAGAAGGATGAGGTGAGGAAGGATGGTGCAAATGAAAACAGGAAGACACAGGTTCCAAACAACATTGATGATCAGGAGGAAAAAGAGGACTTTGTCCTTGACAATGCTAAGAAAGAAgtcagaaagaaaaagaagaaaacgataccaaaaaaaagaaaagctCAGTGA